In Nocardioides sp. WS12, the DNA window CCAGCCGATCTGGATCTCGGCGTTGTCGGCGTCCGATCGGTAACGGCTGACCAGTTCGTCGGTGTCGACGGACGCCAGTAGGGCGGTCTGGTCGCCGACGGCCTCGATGACGTAGGGCTGCGGGTACGGCACGCCGGCGAGCTGGACGACCGGTCCCTTGCACTTGATGCCGGTGGTGCTGATGACGCGCTGGCCGGCGATCGTGACGGCCCTCGCTCCGCCGTTCCACAGCGCGTTGACCACGGCCTGGATGTCCTGCTGGTGCACGACGAAACGGTTGAGGTTCAGTCGCTCCTCGCGCGGGAGGTCGCGATTGCGCTCGGCGGCCTCCTCGAGCAGGTCTTCGGGACCGTCGGCGAGCGTGATCCGCAGGCCCTCCCCGCGCCGGGGGGTGAAACCGGCCGGGTCGTTGAGTTCCTCGACCTTCGCACGGGCGCTGTCGACACCTTCGTCGCTGACGTTCGCGCCGAGCCGGTCGACCTCGGCCGAGAGCGTGTTGAACTTGTCCTCGACGCCCTGGTAGTCGGCGGCTTCACCTTCGACGAGACCAGCCAGATCGTTGTAGCGACCGGGCCGCAGGTCGGTGCCGTCGCTGTTCGTGGCCGACACCGCGAGCAGGCTGCCGCACAGCACCGCGACGGCAGGCGTGCCGATCCGCCAGGCCAACGAGCGGCCTGAGCGATGGCCCGTCGGACCTTCGGTGTGCGTACCCGTCATACTGACAGTGTCTACTACCCAAGTCCCAGAACGATCGAGGAGCCCTCCGTGGCCAAGTTGCCCCGCCTGTTGAAGAGCAAGGAACGCGACGTCCTCGCGCCCGACCGCGGTCCGCTGTTCACACTGCGGTTCGCGCTCGCCCTGCTGCTCATCGTCGGCGGCATCGCCTGGATCCTCTTCTACTACTTCGGCGTCCGCCCGACCGACGGCTTCGGCAGCATCAACGCCGACGGCAAGCCGAACCAGCCGACCGGCCCGTCGTTCCTCCAGGACCTCGAGGGCAAGAACTACCTGATCGGGTTCATCGCCCTGTTCCTCGGCCTGGCCATCTCGGCCCACCCGAAGACGCCGCTGGGCCGCGGCCGCGGTGTCGTGGTCGGCATGCTCGGTTGCTTCATCATCGGTCTGATCTGGATCTGCATCTTCTACATCTTCCTCACCGGCAACGACCCGAAGGACCTGGTGATCTTCAACGACCTCGGTCAGAAGAACCTGTTCGTCGGCATCGCCTTCATGGCCGTCGGCTTCACCTTCGCCACACGCTGGGAGTGATCCCCGCGCGAGCACGCGCATGACAAACGCCGGTGGACCGCAAGGTCCGCCGGCGTTTGTCGTTCCACAGGTTTCTCCCCAGATGTGGAGAACTACATCGGTGTGATTCATCCACAATGGTGGATAACCCTGTGGATGAAGGTCCCGTTCAGGCGTGGATCAGGACAGCGTGAGAGTGCGGACGAGCGTCGCCGCGATGAGCAGGACCCCGACGACGCTCAGGCCGAGCGCCTGCATTTGGGTACGACGACCCTTCGGCGCGTAGGCAATGACGGCCGCGATCAGGGCACCGCCGGCCAGCCCACCGAAGTGGCCCTGCCACGACACATTGGACAGCGTGAAGGTGAGGGCGATGTTGATGCCGATCCACAGCAGCAGTCCCTGCATCTGTCCGCCGACCTTGAGGCCGACGATGACCAGGGCACCCATCATCCCGAAGATCGCGCCGGAGGCGCCGACGGTGCTGCCGTGCTCGGCGGAGAGCCAGTAGACGGCCACCGAACCCGCGAGGCCCGAGAGCAGGTAGATGGCCAGGAAGCGCGTCCGGCCGAAGACCTGCTCCAGTTGGGGGCCGAGGACCCACAGGGCGAGCATGTTGAAGCCGAGGTGCCACGGTTCGACGTGGGTGAACATGCTGGTGAACAGCTGCCAGTACGCGCCGTCCTGGACGCCGAGCACCCACTGGGCGGTGGCGCCGCTGGTGCAGGTCGCCGCATCGTTGATGAACGGGTAGTACGAGCCGTCGCTCTCGCGACACGAACTCGCGGGCTGCAGGGCGAAGTACTCGTAGAGCCAGCTGCCGTAGCGGCCGGTGGCCATGATCGCGATCCAGATCGCGGCATTGATACCGATCAGGACCTGCGAGGTGAGCGCCGGGTTCGTGGAGCGCGCGCCGCCGTACGCGGCCGTGGCCTGACGAACGGACTTGCGGCCTTCAGCCACGCAGTCCGGGCACTGGAAACCGACGGCAGCGTCACGCATGCAGTCGGGACAGATGGATTTGTCGCAGCGCTGGCAGCGGATCCAGGACTCGCGGTCGGGGTGCCGGTAACAGGTCGGCACCCCGACCGGAGGGTTGGTCATGGAGCTCGGTCAGCCGACGATTTCGACGGACTCGATGACGATCGGCTCGACCGGCTTGTCGTTGCGACCGGTCGGGACGGCGGCGATGGCGTCGACGATGTCGCGGCCGGCCTGGTCGGCGACCTCACCGAAGATGGTGTGCTTGAAGTTCAGCCAGGTCGTCGCGCCAACGGTGATGAAGAACTGCGAGCCGTTGGTGCCCGGACCGGCGTTCGCCATCGCGAGCAGGTAGGGCTTGTCGAAGACGAGCTCGGGGTGCGGCTCGTCCTTGAACGTGTAGCCGGGACCGCCGGTGCCGGTGCCGAGGGGGCACCCGCCCTGGATCATGAAGCCCGGAATGATGCGGTGGAAGCCGAGGCCGTCGTAGAACGGGCCCGTCTTGCCGTTGCCGGCGTCGTACGCCTTCTCGCCCGTGGCGAGGCCGGTGAAGTTCGCGACCGTCTCCGGCGCGTGGTTCGGGAACAGGGTGACGTTGATGTCGCCCTTGTTCGTCTTCAGGATGGCCTGGTCTGCCATGAAATCCTC includes these proteins:
- a CDS encoding peptidylprolyl isomerase → MADQAILKTNKGDINVTLFPNHAPETVANFTGLATGEKAYDAGNGKTGPFYDGLGFHRIIPGFMIQGGCPLGTGTGGPGYTFKDEPHPELVFDKPYLLAMANAGPGTNGSQFFITVGATTWLNFKHTIFGEVADQAGRDIVDAIAAVPTGRNDKPVEPIVIESVEIVG
- a CDS encoding rhomboid family intramembrane serine protease; this encodes MTNPPVGVPTCYRHPDRESWIRCQRCDKSICPDCMRDAAVGFQCPDCVAEGRKSVRQATAAYGGARSTNPALTSQVLIGINAAIWIAIMATGRYGSWLYEYFALQPASSCRESDGSYYPFINDAATCTSGATAQWVLGVQDGAYWQLFTSMFTHVEPWHLGFNMLALWVLGPQLEQVFGRTRFLAIYLLSGLAGSVAVYWLSAEHGSTVGASGAIFGMMGALVIVGLKVGGQMQGLLLWIGINIALTFTLSNVSWQGHFGGLAGGALIAAVIAYAPKGRRTQMQALGLSVVGVLLIAATLVRTLTLS
- a CDS encoding cell division protein CrgA, which encodes MAKLPRLLKSKERDVLAPDRGPLFTLRFALALLLIVGGIAWILFYYFGVRPTDGFGSINADGKPNQPTGPSFLQDLEGKNYLIGFIALFLGLAISAHPKTPLGRGRGVVVGMLGCFIIGLIWICIFYIFLTGNDPKDLVIFNDLGQKNLFVGIAFMAVGFTFATRWE
- a CDS encoding DUF881 domain-containing protein is translated as MTGTHTEGPTGHRSGRSLAWRIGTPAVAVLCGSLLAVSATNSDGTDLRPGRYNDLAGLVEGEAADYQGVEDKFNTLSAEVDRLGANVSDEGVDSARAKVEELNDPAGFTPRRGEGLRITLADGPEDLLEEAAERNRDLPREERLNLNRFVVHQQDIQAVVNALWNGGARAVTIAGQRVISTTGIKCKGPVVQLAGVPYPQPYVIEAVGDQTALLASVDTDELVSRYRSDADNAEIQIGWSLEEPDLVTAPAYDAVLDLQYARPLR